The genomic segment AGCTATTTCATTAAGAATTCATATATAAGTTAATGTAGAAACTATAAAGATATTTAAACCATTAATGCCTGTATAAAATCCTTTTCAAAAGAAGTCCATTCTCAAAGCTATTGAATTGTATTTTTCTGACTTGGTGATTGTAGAAGATCCAAAGCCATTGAGCCCGATCAACCACTTACCAATCTAGCCAGCATAGGCAAGCATCCACACTCGTGACCTCCTGCCCTAACAGGACAAAGTCTTTCACAGGCATCCTTAAAAGCTTTcttccaaattccaaatgatGAGTTTGCCTGTTGACGATCACTTCTGCTCGGTGTCCTTCCATGGAATTTCTTTGAACCCATCTTTAGTTCACCATCCTCACTGGCAGACTGCATACGTGGGGTCAAAGtctgaaagaaacaaaaaaatacaCATGTTACATTCAAGTTCAAAATATaaactaaaagcagaaaatctgcaactgaaaaacaaaataaaatgggAGGACATGGTCATAGCAAAAAGAACTGAACCTGCCACCACACAGACTCAACAATTCGAGAGAATATCCAGGTTTCAATCTTTTCTAGTGCAGATGTGAATGTGTCTGGATCTTCCCAGTCATCAAACTCTTCAGCGATAGAGAGCTTTTCCTTCTTGCGAGGTACGGACTCCCATTTCAATGAAGAAGATTTTCTCTTGGGCACCGTTATGGAACTATGTTCTGTAGAGTAGGGGCCAAAAGGCTTGGGGATGTCTGAACTCCTAACTGTTCGAGTGATAATAGCTCTCAGCACAACTGAATTTGACAACCAGAAAGTCAACCTGTTTTGAAAAGACATCACCAGAAGTCAAGCACCTGAAGAAAATAAGTGCTAATGAATCATAAGCATGACTTTGCATAATGAAAAACTGTCTGATAACAAGGTAAAATCAATCTGACGACCATAACAGAGTCAGAGTTTTTAGAATCTTATGTTAGTAATACAACAGATCTTTTGTTATATATATCTATGCACCAGAAAAACCTATGAGAGTTTACATAAAGAAGATATTTGACATACCTTGGGACATCATTTCCACATGCTTTTGCAGCAACAACTAGTCCGGATACAGCACTTCTAGCTGCACCTGCCTGCCTTGCTCGTGACCATtgttttgaagcatgaatataTAACCTTGAAAGCCGTCGAGCTGGAGTATGCACCTTATGTGAAGAGCTTCCATGCTCTGCAACAATGGAGTAAAGACCTATCTCAATAGCAGCAGCTTCCCTTAACTCCCCTTCAAGCAACTCAACTCTAAGCTCCAATTCTCGAACTTTTTTATTAGAAAAGCCATTGCTAATAATTCTAGAAACGTGTCTTACTTTATCTGAACTTGAGCTAGTACTTTCCTGATCATCTGTTCCATCATCTGTAGCAGAGTTCATGCCATCACATACATCCTCTTGAACATCAACTTCTTTCACATCTTCATCATTCGATCCATATATGATGGTTACCTTTGATTCCGGAGGTGATCTCACAGATAATTTCATACTCTTGAGCCTATCATTTGTTAAGTTGCCATTACCCCTTTCACCAAAACCCCTCCAATTAGAAACAGTTAGATCAGAAGTAAATGACGTTTTACGAGAACTTTGCAGATAATTGCGCTGCTGAATGACTGGAGTTTGTTGCATTGTTGCAACTGATGCGATAGAGAAATTATCAGGGCTATCAGTCAAGCAGACAGTTTCAAATGTATCGTTCTGGACTTGCTCGGTTTTCTCCTCTGATCTGTTCTCTGTCTTTTTTTCAGTGTTTGCCTCCACAAACCTATAATCTGCTGCATGACTACTTGAAACCTCTACGGACCCATTTTGACTTCCTTGAGGTATCCCATCCTTGTTAACATTTTGTTCCGGTTCATTATTAGTTACAGGGTTCAGCTTCTCCTGGAAACCAATATCTGTAGATTCAATTTTGTCTGTGATTACAATagtgctttctttctttacaaGGGTTTCTACAATGTTTTCTTTGCCGCTGCAGTCTACCATCTTTTCTTGAACTTCCTCAGCCTTATCATTGCTCGCGACACTTTCATTATCCTTTCTAGATATGATATCTTCCTCCATACTTTCAGGCATAAGAGATGATGAAGAAGGTGTGCTAGAGGTGTCTGACTTCTCCAGTATGAGCACTGGAGTGGTCTGAGGAGTAGATAAAGAAGCATTGCCATTAACCAAGCTCGGAGAGTCCCTTGGCAAATCTTCCAGCAATGATTCTGGGGACCTCTCATTCCTATTGATGACAGGACCATTTAGGTTAATTGCTGTAGTTACCGGTCTCAACTCATCTTTTGCAGGTACAGACTGCAAAGGTAAGTCAGCTTCTAAAGCACATACCTCATGCTCATCCCCTGCCTGTAATTTGTTCTGTGAAGCCAAACAAAGCtaatcaacattttttttctgaatAACAGTAATTAAGATCAGTAAATTCATAAGCTAATCAATTTAAAACATCCATGCTGCACATCAACTTCTTTTATGGTATTCCCGATCCGATCCTATACTGGATTAAACAGATCTGATGGTAGTAggcattaaaaattaaaatttatcagCTTTACTGATTTGAAATTAACTGTAAAAAAATTGGTATTTTAGGAATTATGCAGATGATAAACCAAtatataatttagtgatttcctAACAAAATTGTGAAGCAGCTTGATTTAGAATTTTGCAAGAATATTTGTAATATACATCCACCAGCTATGGTTCAAGAGAATTACCTCATGATGCTGCTGTTTTGCAGTGCTAGTTTGAACTGGCAAATCTGCAGTTGCCTCTATGGCCGAAGACGAGCAAGCAAGCGACGAATGGGATGAGATATCATCATCAGTGAAGGAGGCTATCTCGGCTTCCTCGGCATACTCCTCGTTCATCAAGGCTGAAACCGACTCCTTACCATCCTTATCTAATGAGGCCTCCTTTGACAGGCTTTCTCTAGATGAAGAGCTCCTGTTGTCCTTTCCAAATGGCTGAATCTTCACATAAAGCAATGGCTGTGCCGTGTTTCTAAAGCTTCTCTTGCAGTTCACTGGAATGCTAACACTCACTGTTTCTTTGATAATGCCATGCTCTGCCAAATCAATTACTACACTCCCTAAATGCTGCCCCTTTACCGTCTTATCCCTCCTGGGCTCATACAGGTTAAATTCAAGCACATTCTTCTGAAACGTGCCCTTGGCTGAACCCTCTCTCAACAAGGTGATTTGGAGCTTGAAGGACTCATTGAATTCAATCTTGCCTTCTGCAGCACTCACTCCAAGGGATGGGGTGACGGGGTTGGTGGACCCAGAACTGTGGTCCCCATTCTCCCATTGAATGACTACAGAGCGAACAGACTTCAAGGATTGGGATGGAGGCCATGGCTTTATTTCTTGGATATGGATGATATAATCTACGTGAA from the Phoenix dactylifera cultivar Barhee BC4 chromosome 14, palm_55x_up_171113_PBpolish2nd_filt_p, whole genome shotgun sequence genome contains:
- the LOC103702930 gene encoding uncharacterized protein LOC103702930, with product MVLGLRSKNKKGASVHVDYIIHIQEIKPWPPSQSLKSVRSVVIQWENGDHSSGSTNPVTPSLGVSAAEGKIEFNESFKLQITLLREGSAKGTFQKNVLEFNLYEPRRDKTVKGQHLGSVVIDLAEHGIIKETVSVSIPVNCKRSFRNTAQPLLYVKIQPFGKDNRSSSSRESLSKEASLDKDGKESVSALMNEEYAEEAEIASFTDDDISSHSSLACSSSAIEATADLPVQTSTAKQQHHENKLQAGDEHEVCALEADLPLQSVPAKDELRPVTTAINLNGPVINRNERSPESLLEDLPRDSPSLVNGNASLSTPQTTPVLILEKSDTSSTPSSSSLMPESMEEDIISRKDNESVASNDKAEEVQEKMVDCSGKENIVETLVKKESTIVITDKIESTDIGFQEKLNPVTNNEPEQNVNKDGIPQGSQNGSVEVSSSHAADYRFVEANTEKKTENRSEEKTEQVQNDTFETVCLTDSPDNFSIASVATMQQTPVIQQRNYLQSSRKTSFTSDLTVSNWRGFGERGNGNLTNDRLKSMKLSVRSPPESKVTIIYGSNDEDVKEVDVQEDVCDGMNSATDDGTDDQESTSSSSDKVRHVSRIISNGFSNKKVRELELRVELLEGELREAAAIEIGLYSIVAEHGSSSHKVHTPARRLSRLYIHASKQWSRARQAGAARSAVSGLVVAAKACGNDVPRLTFWLSNSVVLRAIITRTVRSSDIPKPFGPYSTEHSSITVPKRKSSSLKWESVPRKKEKLSIAEEFDDWEDPDTFTSALEKIETWIFSRIVESVWWQTLTPRMQSASEDGELKMGSKKFHGRTPSRSDRQQANSSFGIWKKAFKDACERLCPVRAGGHECGCLPMLARLVMEQCVARLDVAMFNAILRESDDEIPTDPVSDPISDPKVLPIPSGKSSFGSGAQLKNAIGNWSRWLTDLFGMDVDDTPQNEDKQDDDRLDFAASFKSFHLLNALSDLLMLPKDMLLEKSIREEVCPTFSASMIKRILDSFLPDEFCPDPIPDAVLKALDSEDPLESDEERIRNAPCNASPIIYSPPSVASVESIIGDVQSAPLLRRSGSSVVRKCHTSDDELDEVDSPLASILIDKSSAPAAKPKEHSYANAVRYQLLREVWRDD